ATCCAGGAAGGGTTACCGGTGTTTCATACTCATCGTCAAGCACCATTATAAAACGCATATTTATGATACCGTGTTTTTTAAAGATAGTCTCAAATCCAAATTTCTTATAATATCTCTCTGCCATTCTGCTTACATTTACAGCAGCTACGCATTCAACCCCCAATCTCTGTAAGGCTTTTAATCCTAGAGTAATAAGTATCTGTCCTATACGATCTTTACTGTAGGTTTTATCTACCATAAGAGCCGGTTCAAAAGTGCGGCTTTTAAGATCTTCTCCTAATCCCCATTGATTTCTACTTTTACCCTGGTTATCAGGGTGATCATAGTAATAGTAAGCTGGATCATACCTGAAATCTTCGTTAATCTCAGCATATATGCCATTTATTCTAGCGCAGATATATCCAATCTCTTTACCGTCAGGGGTAGCTATCTCAATAGTATGGCGACTACCTTGCTCATGGAAGCGGTCATCCGGTGGCTCTTCTCTGTAAGTCATTATGAATTCTGAGCC
This is a stretch of genomic DNA from Candidatus Kaelpia imicola. It encodes these proteins:
- a CDS encoding GNAT family N-acetyltransferase, whose amino-acid sequence is MKMKYLKKVILFMVGVVLFFSYPADARRIREVNIIDALLSQSRVIIKTDSGSEFIMTYREEPPDDRFHEQGSRHTIEIATPDGKEIGYICARINGIYAEINEDFRYDPAYYYYDHPDNQGKSRNQWGLGEDLKSRTFEPALMVDKTYSKDRIGQILITLGLKALQRLGVECVAAVNVSRMAERYYKKFGFETIFKKHGIINMRFIMVLDDEYETPVTLPG